The genomic window GCCAACATAAGCATGAAGCTTCTCTCTTGCCAAATCACCTTTGCTCACCTGACACGTTCATGAGGCGTGCAGGGCTGTGTCACAAAGACCTTAGCAGCCTAGCAACTGCGGCCATTGTTCCTCTGACCTTACATTCATTGATATAAGACTCTTACTTTAAGACGTTTAGGTACTACATATGTGTCGCGCAGCACTTTCTGCCTTTGTCCCTGGTGCCCATACCACACTTCGGCCATTTCTTCACAAGCAGCCACAGCCCTGCTTTTTCCAAGTGTCATTGTACTGCTGTGCGTGTGTCGCTCAGGAAACAGAAATGATACATCTTACTTGAGAtgataataagaagaagaagaggaggaggaggagtctggatttgatatcccgctttatcactactcgagggagtctcaaagtggctaacattctcctttcctttcctcccccacaacaaacactctgtgaggtgagtgaggctgagagacatcagagaagtgtgactagcccaaggtcacccggcagctgcatgtggaagagcggggaagcgaacccagttcaccagattacgagtccactgctcttaaccactacaccaccctggctctcagtAACAGTGAGAGCACATCAAccacacacagaaacaaacacaaaGCTTTGCATGGCAGGTGCACATAAAAatacatctcctcctcctcctcaatgtACCATCTGTTCCCTGCTTTTGTTACGAACCTCTGCAAAAGCAACACCGTCTTTAGTGACTTTGTGTTGGCTAGCTAAGTAAGAGCATAAGTCATACGAGCAAACAGGCAGGTCAAATCCTGTATGTCCATTTTGCCAAGaggaccaaaataaaataaaccagatttttttttttattactaccCACACCTACCCCCCTGGgacttttatttgtttatttcataaaacttatgTACTGGGTTGATTTGAACAAAAATGGCAACCGCCACAAAGTGGTGTACAAGGGCTTTCCCTCGCCACTAAGGTCTAGAATTGTATTTATTCTCAATATAAGCGCTGGCTCCCCCTGCTACTTCTGTACTCCAATTCACCTCTATCCTTGCAAAAAAATATTTGCTGGGTTGGAGaattaacttaaaaaaaatcaggagttGTCCCATTGCTGTCGGTCGACtagaaaaacagaacaaaaactcCACAATTTGTTTGTAGACGAGGATAAAATAATGCCCACTAAAATGAATTTGGCACATTACATGTAGCTGTAGCAGAGGTGCCCATTTATGATGTTTGACTGTAAGCGCATTTGGTAAATGAGCTCTCTCTAGTGAAGTATATACTTCAGGTTTTCATTAAATATAATTGagctacagttgttgttgttcagtcgttcagtcgtgtccgactcttcgtgaccccatggaccagagcacgccaggcacgcctacccttcactgcctctcgcagtttggccaaactcatgttagtagcttcgagaacactgtccaaccatctcgtcctctgtcgttcccttctccttgtgccctccatctttcccaacatcagggtcttttctagggagtcttctcttctcatgaggtggccaaagtactggagcctcagcttcaggatctgtccttctagtgagcactcagggctgatttctttgagaatggataggtttgatcttcttgcagtccatgggactctcaagagtctcctccagcacgataattcaaaagcatcaattcttcggtgatcagccttctttatggtccagctctcacttccacacattactactaggaaaaccatagctttaactatacgggcctttgtcggcaaggtgatgtctctgctttttaagatgctatctaggtttgtcattgcttttctcccaagaagcaggcgtcttctaatttcgtgactgctgtcaccatctgcagtgatcatggaacccaagaaagtgaagtcTCTCACTGCCTACAGTATCTCGAGCTTAATGTTTGTAGGTTTATTTGCACTGGAAGGGAGAGATTTTTTTAACCCTTTGAAGAACTCCAGGTTCTGAGCCCAAACTTACactcaaaataataatacacagcaTAATACTTATAAAACGCCTAAGAGCTATACTAGCTATTGTACATAAAACAGAAGTAAATGTTAACCTGCGTTCGCGGATccaatattttttctttcttctgtgatgaagggaaaggaagttTGGACCCCGCTAAGAATGTTTTGGAAACAAGATTAATTGGATCTCGAATGGAGTCAGGGACCGGGTCCTACGGGATTATTTTGTCTACATGAGCAGTCCTAACCAGGCTTAGTTATGCACACATCTTATCCAGCTGACAGTCATGGCAGCACTTTTTCGAGCTACATCATCTGTTAAATTTGTACAGTCATAGatcaggttgcaaacgctgcaggtaacgttttggggggggggttgcactcgcgccgaacccagaagtaccggaatgggttacttccaggttttggcgcaagtgcatgtgcagaagcaccgaatcacggCCCGCGCATGCGCGGAAGTGGCACCGTgggttacgaacgctgcgggttgcgaatgtgcttCCCGCATGGATAGATAGGTAGATATTTTATTTACGACCATAGGTCCACAATGTAAAACCATATACAAAACAATATACATCAACACTAAGtgaaacagaataaaatgaaatgaaacaaagctAAAATATGTAGATAAAATAACTAATATAATTCAATACATATATACAAGTATAATTTATATAAATTCCTTAGATAAAATATATGCGACAGTACATTTAATTCAGGTGGTAAATTAAGATGTCAATAATCATAAAGTAAACCGTTTTCCCTTTTATACGAAAGAACTGTAATCAAATATCTTGCTACAAGCAGTGTTCTGTTCGGAACATTGTCTTGTAGCAGATGTATTAATTGGGTCTCCGGGGTCTCATCCAAAGTTTCTGATATCAAAGGGAATAAAAATCTGGtttcccgcatggatcacgttcgcaacccgagcgtccactgtatccCATTTTTGCATTCCAAGGAGGCCTGAACACAGCTAGCCCATCGTTCCTCCCCAAAGCATTTTCTGCACATGCAGCAGAGTTAGTTGTTCGAATAGATTGCAACTACAACTATGGTCCATGCCATCCATACAGCTGCTGGCCGGAGAAGGAAACTCTTCCGGCTTTAGCGCAGCTTGGAAGTGTTGCTAAgttttggtgccctccaggtgattTTGACTGCAACGCCCATCAGCTAGGTGCTGTTTTGTAGTCCAAGCACACCTGGAGTGCAtcgggttgggaaaggctgcaggtaaaaaaaacaccatggggGTTTCCAGCCACTCAGGTGAAAGAGTGAAGTACATGCAGGCTTTCAGTGGGCATTTGCCTTTTCAGTGGGAAATCAATGGAGCTGGAAATTGCTCCAGTCTAAtcacagactcatagaattgtagagttggaagggaccctgagtgtcatctagtccaaccccctgtaatgcaggaataaatGTTAAGAGAGAACTTGTATGGCAATATATACCGTTCCCAACATGAttaacaacagaaacaaaacccAAGATTCCCACTACCACTCCAAATTGTAATAAATTTCCATTCAGTCATGTGGGTGATAAGGATGGAGTGAGTTAGGACTTGTTGCTgtggagaaaaaggaaaaaaaggccaTTGGATGAGACTGAAGGGTTGTTAAGGGCTGAAAAGGAGTGATTACTGCCCTTTTGAAACTCCCCCTGTTAACGTCATTGTCAATTATTCGTTATCTCTCTCTTGAGATATAAATGGAGCTGATCAGTTCAGCTAAGCAGAGAGGAGACCCAGTCAAAGTTACTGGTAAGCTTTGTGTTTAAAACTTACTGCCATTGTGCATCTATAAAGTTGGGGAATATTTTCAGTTTTCTTTCTAaaagctcaaaacaaaataaaacaaaaaattccttccagaagcaccttagagaccaactaagtttgttcttggtatgagctttcgtgtgcatgcacacttctgctcataccaagaacaaacttagttggtctctaaggtgctactggaaggaataattttttattttattttgttttgactatggcagaccaacacggctacctacctttttCTAAAAGCTGTTACTCATTttgaggggttgttgtttttggtgctgctgctgctgcttactttGGAAGTCTGTAGAACAAAGAACTTGTGGATGTACAAGGTAATTGTGTGGGCATGTTTATTAGGTTTGTTTAAAGTAATTTGTAAATGGGAGTTTCTATtttgaaacaaaagcattttgaagcaaagtatGCTCCCCTTCTCTTAAATGTGGCCCTTTTGATTTATTACTGTTTGAAAACCTTTTGGGGGAGGGATTAATGAACCTGCTTTGTGTAATTGATGGAAGTGTATTCTGATCTTCCCAGCACAGAGATTTCAGTCTGTTACTCTCTCCAGCATGTGGAAGATGGTGATTGTTGTTCAATGCGCTACACTGATTTTAAGAGGGCTGGGAGAGGGAGCTCCATTAAGGCCTGAGGAGACTTGGAAACCCCTGGACAACCCCCGAAACAGAGATCTGGTAAGCAAAACCTTGGTCTACAGTTGTACTTCTGTGTAATATGCCCAAATCTCAAGCcccaaggtttgttgttgttgttcagtcgttcagtcgtgtccgactcttcgtgaccccatggaccagagcacgccaggcacgcctatccttcactgcctctcgcagtttggccaaactcatgttagtagcttcgagaacactgtccaaccatctcatcctctgtcgtcctcttctccttgtgccctccatctttcccaacatcagggtcttttctagggagtcttctcttctcgtgaggtggccaaagtactggagcctcaacttcaggatctgtccttctagtgagcactcagggctgatttccttcagaatggataggtttgatcttcttgcagtccatgggactctcaagagtctcctccagcaccataattcaaaagcatcaattcttcggcgatcagccttctttatggtccagctctcacttccgtacattactactgggaaaaccatagctttaactatacggacctttgtcggcaaggtgatgtctttgctttttaagatgctgtctaggtttgtcattgcttttctcccaagaagcaggcgtcttctaatttcgtgactgctgtcaccatctgcagtgatcgtggaacccaaaaaagtgaaatctctcactgcctccatttcttccccttctatttgccaggaggtgatgggaccagtggccatgatcttagtttttttgatgttgagcttcagaccatattttgcgctctcctctttcaccctcattaaaaggttctttaattcctcctcactttctgccatcaaggtagtgtcatcagcatatctgaggttgttgatattttttccggcaatcttaattccggtttgggattcatccagtccagcctttcgcatgatgaattctgcatataaattaaataagcagggagacaatatacagccttgtcgtactcctttcccaattttgaaccaatcagttgttccatatccagttctaactgtagcttcttgtcccacatagagatttctcaggagacggatgaggtgatcaggcactcccatttctttaagaacttgccatagtttgttgtggtcgacacagtcaaatgcttttgtgtagtcaatgaagcagaagtagatgtttttctggaactctctagctttctccataatccagcgcatgtttgcaatttggtctctggttcctctgccccttcgaaatccagcttgcacttctgggagttctcggtccacatactgcttaagcctgccttgtagaattttaagcataaccttgctagcgtgtgaaatgagtgcaattgtgcggtagttggagcattctttggcactgcccttctttgggattgggatgtagactgatcttctccaatcctctggccactgctgagttttccaaacttgctggcatattgagtgtagcaccttaacagcatcatcttttaaaattttaagtagttcagctggaatatcatcacttccactggccttgttgttagccaggctttctaaggcccatttgacttcactctccaggatgtctggctcaaggtcagcaaccacattacctggggtgtatgagacctccatatctttctggtataattcctctgtgtattcttgccacctcttcttgatgtcttctgcttctgttaggtcctttccacttttgtccttaattgtggtaatctttgtacgaaatcttcctttcatatctccaattttcttgaacaaatctctggttttccccattctgttattttcctctatttctttgcattgctcgtttagaaaggccctcttgtctctccttgctattctttggaaatctgcattcaatttcctgaatctttcacgatctccctcacattttgcttgccttctctcccccgctatttgtaaggcctcattggacagccactttgctttcttgcatttctttttcattgggatggttttcgttgctgtctcctgtataatgttacgagcctccatccacagttcttcaggcactctatccaccaaatctaaatccttaaacctgttcttcacttcaactgtgtattcataagggatttgatttagattgaatcttactggcccagtggtttttcctgctttcttcagtttaagctggaattttgctataagaagctggtgatctgagccacagtcagctccaggtcttgtttttgctgagtgtatagagcttctccatctttggctgcagagaatataatcaatctgatttcgatgttgcccatctggtgatgtccatgtgtagagtcgtctcttgtgttgttggaaaagagtgtttgtgataaccagcttgttctcttgacagaactctattagcctttgccctgcttcattttgaactccaaggccaaacttgccagttgttccttttatctcttgactccctactttagcattccaatcccctataatgagaagaacatccttctttggtgtcatttctataaggtgttgtaagtcttcatagaactgatcaatttcagtttcttcagcactggtagttggtgcataaacttggattactgtgatgttaaaaggtctgccttggattcgtatcgagatcattctatcatttttgaaattgcatcccagtacagctttcgccactcttttgttgactatgagggccactccatttcttttacgggattcctgcccacagtagtagatgtgatagtcatccgaactgaattcgcccattcctgtccattttagttcactgatgcctaggatgtcaatgtttattcttgccatctcattttttaccacatccagctttccaaggttcatggttcttacattccaggttcctatgcaatacttttctttacagcattggactttcctttcacttccaggcatatcagcaactgaacgtcctttcggctttggcccagccgcttcatcagctctggatctacttgtacttgtcctccgctcttccccagtagcatgttggacgccttccgacctgaggggctcatcttccagcgtcatatcttttatatgcctgttgtctttgtccatggagttttcttggcagggatactggagtgggttgccagttcctcctccaggtggatcacgtttggtccaaactctccactatgacctgtccttcttgacctgtccatagcttccctgagtaattcaagccccttcgccacgacaaggcagtgatccatgaagggggcccCAAGGTTAATAGTCACCTAACTGTAAAAGCTTTTAAGTTTTCAGTTCGCCTATACAGGAGCTGGTTTGGTTCATACCTAAATTAATTGACAAAATGTGACACATGCATGCCCTCTTCTATTTACCTATGATTGATGCTTTGCAATTGATTGATAACGAATGGAAGGCTAATTTAAATTTCCATTCCAAATAAGGAGCAAGCTTAGGAACTGATTATTTATATGGGCCCAAATGCTGTATTAATTAGTAGTCTGAAGGAGCTTGGATCCAGAAGCTGTTTGGCAAAAAAATTAGTAGCAGAAAACTGGCTTCAGAGGTTTGCACCATCACCTGATGCCTGGTTAATCAAAATTTCGGAAGGCTTGGAATCAATTATTTTTGTGTGTAGTTTGTGCTTTATGTTAGGAAACTGTAAAATTACTTGATTTATGGAAGGAattatggtggggtttttttttttttttttacaaatactaTGGGAATACTGATAGGATGTAGAGAGTGTTATATATGAAACCTGATTATTAATAAGAGACACTGTATCATAAAGTTATTATTTAAGCCTTCTGTCTATACACCTGTATGAATGCACCTGACATACAATctttggaattttattttattttatttaaaataaaaagagtcTATCTCATAGTTTTCCTCTGTTGGCAGAATGCACTTTGATACTATGGAGGTTTCCACAGAACAGGGAGAGATGTGATTCTCACCGATTTCTGCTTCTTATAGAATATGCAATATGCACACAAGCCTCCAATTTCCACATGCAATCTGACGCTCAGTTCCAGGGAACTTTAGATGTTGAGACATGGCTACGTTCCAGAGTTTGGCACAGAGACAGGAAGGGGAAGAGCAGGTGTCGGCAAGCCCACGGAGAGCGTCTATATGCGCATGTCTATGATgccagaaatcgtgtctgcgcatgcccagacgccgaaaatcgcgcCTGTGCAGAAGCGTTTTtcagcgtctggacatgcgcaggcGTGATTTCTGGCATCGTGCTGCGCATGTCTGGCGCCACGGgcatgtgcagatgcgatttctggtgCCGTTCAGCAAGGCTGTGCTGCTTTAGCGCGGCACGCTTGCCAAGCAGGTGGCTCAGTTGgcgggcggctcatgggctggtaaaaCGGCCTTTGTGGGCCGCATACGGCCCACGGGCcggaggttgctgacctctggggAAGAAAGTAGGTCTCCACAAGGAACAGGGACCTGGCTGGGCTTCAAATCAAACAATGGGAGGTGGAATGGGCCAGCTGAGAGTTTAATACCATTCCTTATTCTGTGAGGCTGTGGTATGTGGGGTTTATGGAAGTGGATAGAGATCTCCTCAGTGCATGACTGAAAGAAATCGGAGGGTAGAAGACAAGGATAGGTAGGAGGGAGGTGTCCACAATAAATGTTCATGGGTTTATAGAAGAGAATATTTGCTGGGGTCTGTTTGCTTTGCTGAAATGACGTGTATTTTCATCCAGTTTTTTAGAACGCTAAAGACTTACTTTTCCGGGAGAGGTCTCGATCTCAGGAAGTTTCCAGATACTTTCTCAAAGAACAATGACAAACCAAAGCCAGTAGCTTTCAACTTGGATCCTCTTGATTCTGCATTTGCAGATTacgaagaaaagaaaaactcttTTATAACTTATCTCAAAGGCTAAAGGATATTGATCAAGGTAAATGAGAAAAACCAGGTTCCTCTGATCCTTCAACCCCACAATAGGCATTGAACTTGATTAAATTCCTCATTTGAATTTAGGTAATTACTAAATCTGCAGGCTAGATCAATTTACATGCATGATTAATTTAAaataagttggaagggaccctaaggataatctaatccaaccccctgtaatgcaggcatATGccattgtcccatacagggatcgaacctgcaaccttggcattatcaagcaccacactctaactaactgagctatccaggctggcaCAAAAGAGTCGATTTGCAAATAAAGAAGATTAAATTGTGATTTTACTGACTACTTTTGCACAAGTAGTTTTGTACTACTGCTGTGTGACATTATTAGTTGTGGGTGAACCTCTCCCCCTTGTTTGGTTTGAAATGAGCTCTTAAAACTAAATTCGCCTAGAAGACCCAGATTCACCTAGAAGACATTAGCTGGTTGTCCtgtatcaggggtggccaactcccaagagactgcgatccactcagagttaaaaactggcagtgatctacccccttttttggggttcaggtcagggttgggggaaagccatgctttttttttttttacacatgcaaggcaaaaatgttgagcttctttggggggagccagggaACTACCAATCATCTACCACAGAtgcccagtgatctactggtagatcacgatctacctgttggatgtgcctatCCTATATAATATATGTTTAAAACCTAGCAAATCTGAAGCAGCCCTACTGAATTCCTAATTGTGTCGTGGGAAGCATGATGCCGAGTTTATAGTTGTCATCACTGCCCACTGCCCACTAGGGACAGGGGCGACATGGTGGTGATGTCATGTGTGCACCAGTATCCCCAAAATGCATCTGTACCCTGCACTGAATGCACATTATCAGGAACTATTTACATGCCTTAAGTGCCTGATGCCTACTTCCAAGACATATTCAATTACTTCTATTTCTCTTTG from Lacerta agilis isolate rLacAgi1 chromosome 1, rLacAgi1.pri, whole genome shotgun sequence includes these protein-coding regions:
- the C1H2orf66 gene encoding uncharacterized protein C2orf66 homolog, producing the protein MWKMVIVVQCATLILRGLGEGAPLRPEETWKPLDNPRNRDLFFRTLKTYFSGRGLDLRKFPDTFSKNNDKPKPVAFNLDPLDSAFADYEEKKNSFITYLKG